In Anaerolineae bacterium, the following are encoded in one genomic region:
- a CDS encoding hydrogenase maturation protease, giving the protein MSDHHDPSPAPGRTLVLALGNPLRGDDGVGQAVVERLAAESLPPDVTVQDGGTPGLETVLLLQGYGRAIIVDAAEMGRAPGEWVRFTLKDATLTANDLHARVAVHYAGLAEALALGEALDVLPAAITIYGVQPLNLDWTVGLSEPVRAAIPALCAAILDELKSTS; this is encoded by the coding sequence TTGTCTGATCATCACGACCCTTCCCCGGCGCCGGGACGCACGCTCGTCCTGGCGCTGGGCAACCCGCTGCGTGGCGATGATGGCGTGGGGCAGGCGGTTGTTGAGCGCCTGGCGGCGGAGAGTCTGCCACCCGACGTGACCGTGCAGGATGGCGGCACGCCCGGCCTGGAGACCGTCCTGCTGCTGCAGGGCTATGGACGGGCGATCATCGTCGATGCGGCGGAAATGGGCCGTGCGCCGGGGGAGTGGGTTCGCTTTACTTTAAAAGATGCTACACTGACAGCAAATGACCTGCATGCGCGTGTAGCGGTCCATTACGCCGGGCTGGCCGAAGCCCTGGCCCTGGGAGAAGCGCTGGATGTCCTGCCCGCCGCGATCACCATCTACGGCGTCCAGCCCCTGAACCTTGATTGGACAGTCGGGCTGAGCGAGCCGGTCAGGGCTGCCATCCCGGCGCTGTGCGCGGCTATCCTGGACGAGCTTAAGTCCACCAGTTAA